The genomic region AAATTCAATTATTTGCACCATTGAAATCCTAATCAATCTCTTGAAAAGTGAAACAGTGAAACCCTTGGAAACCGAAGGCATTGAACTCTCCAAAGCATTCGAGCATTGAAACCATGTAACAAATATAGCAATTTAAATCCTTGAACCCTCAAACCCTCAAACAAAAttccaacatatatcaattcaaatcCTTGAACCCTCAAACCCTCAAACAAAATTCAGTTGTACATCGATTAGAAGCCATCAATACAAACAAAGATGCAAGAAATGCAAACCCATCTTCTCGCAACAGTGAGcaaaaaaaagaacaacaaaccTTGAACAAAGGATTATGATTCCCTTTTGGCATGTAATTGTGTTCAAGAACACATCGTGTTGTGCTCAGAAACACAAAGACTTGCGGAAAGACAGAGAATGAGAAAAAAAAATCGAAATAGAAAAGGGAAGTAGCCTTCAAACAAAAAACTGGAATCGACATGCCTTAGTGAGGAAATTTCCTCACCTGGGTCGAAGGGGGAGCCGTCGTTGGTCTGCCATAGCCACCACAACACGTCCTCGTCACAGCCAAACCCTGCAAAAACCAAAGGAAATGTCAAACAGTCAAAGGAGGGCAAAAAAATTGAGCACAGTCTAGGATTCGAAGGAGAAAAACAAATCCTTTACCCGGTCAAAGGTGTGCACGTTTTGGGTCCTTGTCGATTGGGTTGCATGCCATGGTGAACAAGAGGTGAGGTAATGGAAACCCTTCAATGGGGAAATCACGCGAAATGGATGACCTTTCGCAGGAGTGAAATGCAAGGAGACGAACACCATGAATGCCTCTCTGCTCGAAAAATGTGATGGGGCAGCTAGACGTAGGGCGAGTGGATGCAAAGTTAATGCGACAGGTTGGAAAGTTCGAAAGTggcgacatcatttttggagggagAGCTCGGTGAAATGGGTTGCTGTTTACAAATTTGCCATGCGTAAACCGCGTTCGAGACTGGCGGAAGATGTCGACAGCTATCAGAGTGGGTCCGCCAACGTTCTGATCGGGGGTACAAAACAACACTATTTCACCAATGCGCACCGGACATGTGGCAAAACAACTGACTGGCTTCCACCTCATGATTCTGGGTTGCCAACTCACCAATTGAGCCCGGCGAGGGTCAAAGTTGGTCTCCAAATCCACATGACTAATCTCCGAAATTAGGGTGCACACGTATTGATGCCTCTCCCCTATatgaaaaaaaatctcataaaaattagGTGCAATTAGGaatatttttttcttatatttaaGAGAAGGAATACGTATGGAGCAAGATTGTGCGGAAAATTTGACTAGTGAAGGTCATGTGTCAAACGCATAAAGAGGTTATGCCTTGCCATAAGGAATGGGCTAGAGAGGTTCCTTGGACTCTTCATGAAGTCTTCCGCAGTTAATTTATATACACAAACCGCATATAAATTCTCACCTACTAACAACAAAATTCATTATAGATGCTTTTCTTCATGTGGAGGGTTTCGGAGTATCACTTTACTCTGCATAAATCGGCTCATTTTCACTCGGGTTTAGCACACCTCTGTCGGTCTCGATTTCTTTTTTGAAGTGGGTATTGCGGATCTGAGTCGAAATCTCAAAACTTGTAGTGGGTCTTGAAAATCTTTGATAAGTAGAAATGGCATTGGAATGGGTCGTTCTTGGGTATGCAGCAGGAGCAGAGGCGATCATGCTGCTTCTACTAACATTGCCTGGTCTGGGTCGTCTCAGAAAGGGGCTTATTGCTGTGACTCGCAACGCTCTAAAACCCATGTTGTCCGTGGTACCATTTTGTCTGTTTCTGCTAATGGACATCTACTGGAAGTATGAGACAAGGCCTACTTGTGAAGGGCATGCTTGTAGCCCTAGCGAGCACCTGCGTCATCAGAAGTCAGTCATGAAGAGCCAGAGAAATGCAGTTCTCATTGCCTCCGCACTCCTGCTTTATTGGCTCCTGTTTGCTATCACAAGCCTCCTTGTCAAGATCGAGCGCATGAACGAGCAGATAAAGAAGTTAAAGGACGAATAGGAAATTTTAGGTTGGCCCCGGAATTGGGTTGGTTTTAGATTTTGCATCTCTGATTTGGGTTTTTATAAGTTTTTGATTTCCTTATCTTAACAGGGCAGGGTATTTAAATGGCTTGATTTACTGTTATTTGCTcatatcttttctttttctttttaaagatCTGTAAAAAAGGAGTTGTACGCTCATGACTTTTGGTACCCTTCAATTCGTATGAAACAAGTTTAATACGCCCTATTATAATTGATTTCAGTGTTTTTTTTTCCTCATTTTATTGCAAATATTATGCCATGTAAGCTGTTAGATCTATGATCACATGCGGATCTTATTAATGTTGGGGGAATAAATTCAATGTTATATTTTGGTATACTCATTTTTAGTCAGGCCTGCTAGCTGAGCCAAATTTATTTTAACTTGGCGAGGTTCAGGTCTCTAACATATTTAAGAAACCTTTTTGTTTTTTCTAAGAACTGAAGAACACGAATTAAAGAGCCAAATTTGTGATTCCCTTGCATGAATGAAGTTTAAGTTGCTCTGTTGATATGTACTGTTAATGTTGTTGGTTTACTGTGGAGGAAAGTATGAGTGCTGTTTTGAACTGGGTCTTAAACTGTATTCAGTATTTGGTAGGACTTTATTATTGTTGACGTGATTTTTTCAGTGTAAAATTCTGGTATAGGCATTGGGGTTTTTCCAGGCCTGTTTTTTCGATTCTCGAGCCAGTTTCATTTTTATCTGCAGAGGCTTGGGCCCCTAATAATATTCCAGATTAATTAGTGAAGAGTTAAAAGCTTTGTGTTGAGAGTACTCGACTTTGCAGTTATGTAATGGTTGAATGCTACATCTACTGCCTTGTTCCTGATCTATATTGAGATTATTTGTTATTTAATGTTTTCAGACATGTTTTGATCTTTTGGTAAACCTAATCAGTATTATCTATAATACTATATATTGGTATCATATTAGCCATTCTCTGCGGGTTTATTAGTTTCATGTTCATTATCCATATAAATTTACGAGTCTTTTGTACTGAGGGGTCCTCTGGATGATTTTAGCTCATCACTGTGGTCAAATGAAAAATTCTCCATTGATGTCTAGAGGCAGCAAACATTTTGAGCTTTACTACAGGAATTTGGCCCCTTTTACCGAAGCTACAAAAATTTTCTTTCCTCCCTTTGATAAAAATATTCCTTAAAAGAAGAATTCTCTATGGTGTCAAATAGAAGCAAATCCCTTAAGTCCTTACTGCAGAACTTCGTGCTTCTCTCCTGAAGCTGCTAATAGATAAATTTCTTAACTGTAGGTGATTCACCTTTGAAATGAAAGATAACCATGCTTGGCAATTCATCAGCCTTCATTGGACTGCCTGATACTCAAAAATTGAATGTGTAAACCTCTACGAAGGGCCACTTTCTGTGTGCTCTGTTTCCCAAGGTTGACATGTCTGCCCTCAACAGTCTGTTATCTATGGGTAAACCTCTGGAGGTCATACGGGATTATTGTGCCCATTGTGGTATAACAAACATGAGAGAGAACGCAATTTCTCTCATGGACATAGATCCTTAAACTAACAGATATAAGTTACTGGTTCAATATGGATGGCACATTTCATTCTGGAGTAAGGTTTTTTTGGTTCGTCTatacaaaaaacatataaaatcatAATTGTAAACATATTTGCAGCCTAAAGCAGGATTTATGTTTAGAATGCCACATGATATCTTGTAATAAACCAAAGCAccattaaaatttaaaatagtaCTTAAAGTTCAATCTTGTCATGAATGGCGTGATGGATATTCAGTGTTCAATATTAAAATAATGCAATCAGCAATCAATTTTATACTAGTTCAAATAGCAATTCCTTGAATGTAGCATTCTACCCTAGATTCTTGATTGAAGGATTCTAGTGGTTGGAAGCAATCCCAATATTTTTGTTGTCTTCTCTGATGCTGATCTATGGGCAGAGGCCTAGATTACCTACTATCATGACGTGCAGTATGATTTTGTTAGACCTGAGATCATGAATGTAAAACTCGGACATATAATCTGTCATGGGTCGTCTGGTTCCACAGTGCCAATGTGTCAAGCCTGGACATCTGTTTTCATGCCTTTGCCCCACCGTTCTCAACTTACAGTGCCAATGAGCTAGAAAATGTTATTACTTGCAACTATACCTACCAAACATAAAAGGAAATGGCTTTTATTGGGTGCTTTTGAAAGCCCTGCCAAGCTCAGTTGTGACTCATTTGGACTATCACTTGCTTGCCATTGTAGATGGAGGTATTGACAAATGTTAAATTAACTTATGAACCCATTTATTAACCATGGATTCTGTTCAGGTTTGTGTGCATCTGTTATGGCTGATTCCAGGTCTGTATAACAGGAACATTACAAATCCCATTTTTAACTGTAGGTTCTGTCCATGGTTTGCTTGCATCTGTTCAGGCTGATTCCAGGCTGTATAACACTACTGTGGAAGGCCCCACAGGTGGATTGTTTATCCGGGTTAGGTTCAAATTGGAACAGGATCTAGGCATGTTTTCTGACGAATCAGTAACACAGCAAAAGACCAAAACAGTTCCTTGTCAAGATGCCCGCTTTTACCAGTTAGATTTATAATGCATATATGTGTACTACTAAAAATGGCCTCAGAAGGGTACTGAAGCCTCCTGATTTCCCAATTTTTATCACATAACAATAACAGAATCAATCCTTTTGTCTATTGTGACCTTTTCAGATGAATTAGCTCATAATCTGATGCTAAAATCCATAAAATATTGGTGACTAATTTATTTCATATCTTCTTTCATAAGGTCtgaattatttcatttattttgatctTGAGGGACATGATATATATGAAGTTATCCACATTTCCCACTTAGGTAACGTCTTCTGAAATTTTAGTCACTGTTTAGTTGTTGTTCTCTAGGGAAGTGCATGTGTAATTATCCATTCTATACACACTTGTTTCTTAGCCATCCATCTGCTGTTTGAAATATGCCTACAACTGcaaattttgatgattgtttttgaGAGAGAAGTTGGGACTGGGCAGCATTTGCACCTGATGGATATATGCGGAGAACTACACGAGTCTCAAATTCCTCACTTCTTCTACGAGCATTTCGCAAGGATATTAGTTTTTTTGGCAGCCTCAGTAAAGTTTAACTAACGGGCATTTGCTTTGTTGCTTGTGTAGATAAGTAGGAGGATTTGACAGTTTTTCAATTAGAGGCCATTGATATGTCAACTAGAATATATGATTATTTTAATAAAGAGAACAGTGGCTTTTCCTACAGGTTTGATGTATACACGTGAGCGCAAACCCAAAACTCTAATACTAAATTACCAAATGGGTGCAAAATACAGAAACCAGTAACATAGGAAGTTTGACAGCAGTAATTTAAATTCTTTGAACCTACTTTACctcgagtttccgggacggggatgGCCCGGGGACGGCCGGATGAATTTCCGGGATGGCTATTTTTTTTGCCAAATGTGGGGACGGCTATATAacatatagggaaaatttaaaatatataggaaaattctaagtGTTATATATTTCATACACAGAGTTGGTAGTTActgatatagcatgtgtatgatactatatatgaaaatatataggaaaattctaaatgttcatatgaaaacatataacatggatatagcatgtgtatgatactatgaaaacattttagaatgtaaattccgaacatacaacattgtcaatactcaatatgcaattatgcattcataattcagaatttcaattcattcacattgtcaatatgcatatcataatagatattaaagaaataacatgcaAAATGTCAAAATGCAATAGTACTTAGTAAAactaaatacaaaaaaaacaaagtATGATGCTGCCCCAAAATTGCATCTCCTAACATTGCATCAAAATTAGAGCCTTTGCCATTGTCATATGGTATAACTTATGAAGTTATGGATTATTATTTTattagcatgtgtatgatactatatATAAAAGACATAGAGTTGGTAGTTAttgatatagcatgtgtatgatgctatatatgaaaatatataggaaaattctaaatgttcatatgaaaacatataacatggatatagcatgtgtatgatactatgaaaacattttagaatgtaaatttcgAACATAtaacattgtcaatactcaatatgcaattatgcattcataattcagaatttcaattcattcacattgtcaatatgcatatcataatagatattaaagaaataacatgcaAAATGTCAAAATGCTCGAAGGCTACGCTGAtaccatatagtttcattgtcgattatgatatgaaaatcaaaatagtacttagtaaaactaaatacaaaaaaacaaagtaTAATGCTGCCCCAAAATTGCATCTCCTAACATTGCATCAAAATTAGAGCCTTTGCCATTGTCATATGGTATAACTTATGAAGTTAtggatttttattttattattttctatttataatttattatttattaatattatatgtTTGATATGGATGTAAGGAGAACAAGGCTGGACCACATGGATGGAGGacttggatgaggttctccaatGGTTGAGGCCTTGCCCCCCGTCCCCTAGTCTTGTATAAACATTTGGCCTAACTTTTTTTGGACTCTCGAtatctaatataaaaaatattatatgtaTGATATGAAACATAGATATGAAATtctaaaagtgttaaacatttaatatttattgttaataataacaatttgaatttatAATTTAAGTTTTAACATTAgcttatatttaattttattatattaatagttTGATATTCATATTATTAattcattatataatatattaacattaacttatattataatattaattaacatTAACATATATTATAACTATGATAAATAccatcaagca from Cryptomeria japonica chromosome 3, Sugi_1.0, whole genome shotgun sequence harbors:
- the LOC131031018 gene encoding uncharacterized protein LOC131031018 — translated: MALEWVVLGYAAGAEAIMLLLLTLPGLGRLRKGLIAVTRNALKPMLSVVPFCLFLLMDIYWKYETRPTCEGHACSPSEHLRHQKSVMKSQRNAVLIASALLLYWLLFAITSLLVKIERMNEQIKKLKDE